GTGGGCGTCAACCTGCTGCGCGAGGGGCTCGACCTGCCCGAGGTGTCGCTGGTCGCGATCCTCGACGCCGACAAGGAGGGGTTCCTGCGCTCGCCGACGAGTCTCATCCAGTTGATCGGTCGTGCGGCACGCAATGTGAACGGGCGCGCGATCATGTACGCCGACGAGGTCACGCCCTCGATGCGTGCCGCGATCGGCGAGACCGACCGGCGGCGCGAGAAGCAGGTCGCCTACAACGAGTCGCACGGCATCACGCCCGAGACCATCCGCAAGGCGATCCGTCGCGGCATCGAGGACGAACTCCGGGGGCGCAAGACCGCGAAGCAGAATCTCAAGGCCGACGAGGAGTCGTTCGACATCGTCGAGTTGCGTAAGGACCTGGAGGGCGAGATGCTGGAGGCGGCGGTGCGCCTGGAGTTCGAGAAGGCCGCCGCCCTGCGCGACCAGGTCGAGACGATCAAGAAGATCCAGAAGGCCGACCCCTCTCGCACGCGCGTCAAGATGAGCGAACTCGAGCGCGAGTTGTACGGCGAGGAGGGCGCTCGCGCCACGCCGGGCAAGCCGGGGGCGGTCAAGCGGAAGCGCAAGCGGATGAAGCGGACGGATTGATTGGGGAAGGGAGCAGGGAGTGGGGAGTGGGGAGCAGGGGGAAGGGGACGATCGCGGTCGCGGGCAGACCCGGGGCGGGTCGCTACGCTTCTCGTCATGAAAGCGATCCTCTTCGCGGTTCTCGCCGGCGTCTGCTGGGGCGTGGGCGAGTTGTTCTCGAAGTCCGTCCTGAGCACCGGGAAGGTGGGCCCGATCACCGTGGCCGCCGTCCGGGCGGCGGTGGCGCTGCCGGCGCTGTGGATCGCGTACTACTGGGCGGTGCACATCGCGAAGATCGAGCCCACCGGCTGGCACAGGGCCGGGACGGGCACGATGCTCAAGCTCATCCTGGGCACGGGCCTGATCGCCGGCTCGCTGGCGTTGATCTTCTTCTACGCGGCCCTGAACTTCGGGGAGATCTCGGTCGTCAAGCCCATCTCCTTCGCGCTGGCCCCGGCCTTGGCGTTCGCGCTGGCCGTGCCCTTGTTCGGGGAGTCAGTGACGCCGAAGAAATTGATCGGGGTGGCGTTGATCGTGGTCGGGGTGGTGCTGTTGTCGAGCAAGAGCGTGAAGGTCGCTTCACCCGCGCCGGCGACCGAAGAATCACCTGTCGGCGCGGCGCCGAGGTAAAGGTCCGCTGGGGCTGACTCCTACCATTCGCCTCACGCGAATCCACGGGAGTGACCAGCCCCTTGCCCACCCGGCCCCCCGCCAAGAAGACCGCCAAGACGAAGCCGTCGACCACCCGCAAGCCCGCCTCGAAGAAGGGCAAGCCGGTCGAGGTCACTGCGCCCGAACCGGGCGTCAACCACGCGCCCGAGACGCCGCTCTCCGGGGGTGCGATCCCGCGCTTCGAGCGCAAGGTCCCCGGCCCCTCGCCCGTGTCCTTCGCGGACGCGCCCAAGGTCGGCGCCCCCGGGAGCCGCCTCGACCCGCTGCGCGCCATCCGCGTGCGCGGCGCCCGGGAGCACAACCTCAAGAACATCGATGTCGACATCCCGCGCGACCGCCTCGTCGTCGTCACCGGGCTGTCGGGCAGCGGCAAGTCCTCTCTCGCGTTCGACACGATCTACGCCGAGGGCCAGCGCAAGTACATGGAGTCGCTCTCCGCCTACGCGCGCCAGTTCCTCGACCGGATGCAGAAGCCGGCGATCGACGACATCGAGGGCCTCCCCCCCACCATCGCGATCGAGCAGCGCACCAGCGGGCACAACCCCCGCTCGACGGTCGCGACCTCCACCGAGATCTACGACTACCTGCGCCTGCTCTTCGCGCGCGTCGGGCGGGCCACCTGTTGGGAGCCCACGAAACTCGGCAAGAACGGCGAGGTTCTGGAGCGCTGCGGCCAGCCGATCCGTGCCGCCAACGCGTCCCAGATCGTCGACGCCGTCGCGTCGCTGCCCGAGGGGTCTCGGCTCATGCTGCTCGCCCCGGTCGTGCGCGCCAAGAAGGGGTTCCACCGCGAGGTTCTGGAGTCGCTGCAGTCGCAGGGGTTCGTGCGTGCCCGGGCGAACGGCGCACTCGTGGATCTGCGCGAGGCCCTGAAGGAGCCGGGCGAGAACCCGCTGAACCTGGGGCGCTACGAGAAGCACACCATCGAGGCGGTGGTCGACCGCGTCGTCGTGAACGCCGAGGCGCGCCAGCGTATGGCGGAATCGATCGAGACCGCGCTGCGCGTGGGCGAGGGCGTGGTGATCGTCGCACGCGAGGAGAAGAACGACGCGGGCGAGGCGGCGTGGACCGACACGGTGTATTCCGAGAAGCACGCGTGCTCACTGCACCCCCACTGCGCGCTGGAGGAGTTGGAGCCGCGGCTGTTCTCGTTCAACTCCCCCTTCGGCGCGTGCCCGGCGTGCGACGGCCTGGGGACGGTGCTGGAGTTCGACGAGGCGACGGTGATGCCCGACGACGGGGAGAGCCTGGCCGAGGGCGCGATCGAGGTGTGGGCGAAACTCGGGCCGGTGCGCGTGTGGTTCGGGCGGAAACTCAAGAAGTTCTGCAAGTCGTTCGGCGTGTCGTACACCGCCCCGGTGCGCGACATGGACCCGGACAAGCGGCGCATCCTGCTGCACGGCACGACCGCCGCCGACGCGAAGAAATACGGATCGAAGTTCGACGGCGTGATCCCCATCACCACCGACTGGTGGAAGCGGACCGACAGCGTGAACATCAAGGAGTGGCTGAGCAAGTTCCTCAGCGACTCGCCCTGCACGGTCTGCCGGGGCGACCGGCTGAAGATCGAGGCGCTGAGCGTGTTCATCCGCGCGACCGAGGCGCTGCCGGCGAGCGTGATGGAGCGCCGCGCGGCGCACGGGCTCTCGCGAGATGAGCACCTGTTCACGATCTCCGACTTCACCTCGCTCACCATCGACGACGCGGCCCGGATCATCGGGTCGATGACGCTCTCGCAGGAACAACTCACCATCGCCGAGCCGATCGTGAAGGAGATCCGCAACCGCCTGGGTTTCATGCAGGGCGTGGGGCTCGAGTACCTCTCGCTCGATCGCAAGACCGCGACGCTTTCTGGCGGCGAGGCGCAGCGCATCCGGCTCGCCACGCAGGTCGGCTCGGGCCTCGTCGGCGCGTGCTATGTGCTCGACGAGCCGACCATCGGCCTGCACCAGCGCGACAACGACCGGCTCATCGCGACGCTGCGCCACCTCGCGGACATCGGCAACACCGTCATCGTCGTCGAGCACGACGAGGACATGATCCGGTCCGCCGATCACATCCTCGATGT
This Phycisphaeraceae bacterium DNA region includes the following protein-coding sequences:
- the uvrA gene encoding excinuclease ABC subunit UvrA; this translates as MRAIRVRGAREHNLKNIDVDIPRDRLVVVTGLSGSGKSSLAFDTIYAEGQRKYMESLSAYARQFLDRMQKPAIDDIEGLPPTIAIEQRTSGHNPRSTVATSTEIYDYLRLLFARVGRATCWEPTKLGKNGEVLERCGQPIRAANASQIVDAVASLPEGSRLMLLAPVVRAKKGFHREVLESLQSQGFVRARANGALVDLREALKEPGENPLNLGRYEKHTIEAVVDRVVVNAEARQRMAESIETALRVGEGVVIVAREEKNDAGEAAWTDTVYSEKHACSLHPHCALEELEPRLFSFNSPFGACPACDGLGTVLEFDEATVMPDDGESLAEGAIEVWAKLGPVRVWFGRKLKKFCKSFGVSYTAPVRDMDPDKRRILLHGTTAADAKKYGSKFDGVIPITTDWWKRTDSVNIKEWLSKFLSDSPCTVCRGDRLKIEALSVFIRATEALPASVMERRAAHGLSRDEHLFTISDFTSLTIDDAARIIGSMTLSQEQLTIAEPIVKEIRNRLGFMQGVGLEYLSLDRKTATLSGGEAQRIRLATQVGSGLVGACYVLDEPTIGLHQRDNDRLIATLRHLADIGNTVIVVEHDEDMIRSADHILDVGPGPGVHGGRIVAQGTLHDIATSGTLTGKYLSGVMRIEVPEKRRAVSEKKAIVIKGAKQNNLKSIDATLPLGGIVCVTGVSGSGKSTLVNDILLQAAKAKLGLGRARPGEHKSVTGLTKIERVVEVDQTPIGRTPRSNPATYTGMFDDIRKIFAQTKEARIRGYQPGRFSFNVKGGRCESCAGHGLKKIEMHFLPDVFVSCEVCKGARYNRETLEVHYRGKTISQVLDMTVEDACAFFENMPKILRYAQCLNDVGLGYITLGQPSTTLSGGEAQRIKLAAELGGGATGNTLYILDEPTTGLHFEDVRKLCAVLDRLADTGATLVVIEHNLDVIKRADWIVDLGPEGGDKGGAIVASGTPEQVAKAPGSYTGRYLKAMLAG
- a CDS encoding EamA family transporter — encoded protein: MKAILFAVLAGVCWGVGELFSKSVLSTGKVGPITVAAVRAAVALPALWIAYYWAVHIAKIEPTGWHRAGTGTMLKLILGTGLIAGSLALIFFYAALNFGEISVVKPISFALAPALAFALAVPLFGESVTPKKLIGVALIVVGVVLLSSKSVKVASPAPATEESPVGAAPR